DNA sequence from the Uloborus diversus isolate 005 chromosome 1, Udiv.v.3.1, whole genome shotgun sequence genome:
attacattgtTTTTCTGCTATGGAAATTTCATTTAAACGTTTTCGTTAGAAAAATTGAATCGCTAATCGGTCTTTGCAAAACTTACTTTACAGAAAGAAAAGTATTATTTATGTGTTCATACTTTTACATTTAAATACTGATCACACATGTTGTATAACCTCGACTTTAGTACCTTGTTACTTTCGATGTTCAAAATGTTGAATGTTTCCACAACCACTTGGCGTACTGTTATGTGTCTAGCCACCAACATTTTGATCATTTAAAGTAACCATGTGCTGAACTCAATGTTGTACAACATTTGTGAtcaatatttaaatgcaaaataaacacaAAAGTGTATACATTTTTTCTGAGGTCTCtacaataaaattgaaaaattaataaacaccTATTTGGAAACTTCGAAACAGCTGCAAAAATGAAGGTTTTGTAGCAGGTTGCACATATTAAGTTGAATGAGTTTTAGTCATCACACTGCCAAATATACATTTCATTGAAGATTcaatgtaaacatttttaaagtttatgtactatttttaattttgtgcttTTCCCTTACAGTGAACGATGTGAATATTTCAAACATTCCAAGCCCTTCAAAATACATTCTTTTCCTATTATGCACAGTTCTCTTTAAGTTGCAAACCaagaagtatttttaaaagtactttctGTTATACACCTCAGTGTCATTCAAGGAATGCTGCTTTACACCCAAAACAAAGGAAGAAGCTTATAAAAGTGTAAGAGTAACATTCTAAAGAAAAATAAGTCCTTGTAATAAAGGCACAAAACAAGACCAAAGCCAATAATTCTAAACATTGAACTATCACCGGACAGCTCTTTGTATATAAATCATTAAGAACATCATTTGTATCTCagtttcatttcttcatttaaatctGTGTATTGTACTTAGTGATGctttttatactgaaaatgtgtttttattgcaataaagATTTTAAGATTTTTAGTTGTTTCAAAGTTATTCTTAAATAATCTCAAGTGGCTTAAATCTAACAGAGAATTTTATGCAtgcagttgaaaaataatttaaacttatgATATGATGCGGGAAAAGGAGCAACAGgttgaaagaaaatgtttcaatacgTTATGAATAACTGGTAGTGCTCCAGTGATCACTAGCTTTTACTTAGATCATGCAAGGAGAGTTAGAGAATAAGTTTTCCCCGTTTACTTACGGTCAGAATTGtgtattaaaatcaaaacatagaTTGAGACATTAAAGAAAAGACATAAATTTCTCCACATAAGTATCAAGGGCTTTGGAACAGTTGTTATAAAGCTTGATAAGCTTCAAAGAGCCCTCTAAAAAAAGCTCTGGGCTTTGCATACAGAAGAAACATTTAATAGACTTCAGCATTACTTCCAAAGCGCCTTCCGTTaagattctttttcaaattttaatatggtATAGCATTGCCATTCAACATCATATTTGAGAAATTCAAGTGGCTCTTTCCGCATCGCCTCTTTCAATTTCGACAGGGTGTCACAGCTCTGCTGTTTTCCTAGAAAGCTTTTTGAAGCTTATTTATTATGCGGCATGAAAAGTGtctcaacgggggggggggggagttgacaAAGTTTTGTTCTATCTTCCATGTCTCCTTATATTGTTTGACATTCATATATGCACCTTTGTCCACAGTTGGCAAGAGAAAACTTTTTTCCTACTTACCCTAGTATTGTTAGCATTATTAATTGAGACAATCTGTAGTAAAAGTTAAAGAAATATTCCAAATAAGTTGCCTCAAAAATTAAGCAGAATATATATAAATACTTGATACATATTAAGATATAACCAGCCTGTTCaactgtatattttaaaaataagcaaaataaaacttaaatttaaaatgtgaCATACTGTGCAGTAAGATTATCCAATAAGTTGATTGCAAATCTACTtgaaattttcagtaagttaccaccctatagccagggctaaggaacaaatacatgaaatacaccaccagctgcGTAAGTATCTACTTGATATTGTTACTCAATCGACCAGTTAACAACCTTTGATTTAAACAgcacaagaaatgaaaaaaaccaTACAAATAGATAAAATATAGGTATATTAGTAAAATATTTCTCACAAAAGTGTCTCCCTTCCCCCCTGTTGGAATATACTAAATAATTGTGATTAAAAAACATTCTgacctatttttatttaaaaaatgaacaatatgtACATCAACGAGTACATTAAATTATGTATTCTCTATTACAATTTTGATGAATAATTATCACTAGACCTTTGAAGATTTAACAACACCTACCATAGCAGGGCGCACAATTCTTTCATGTAATCTATACCCTATTTGTGTAACTGTCCCTACAGTACCTGCTTCTTTTGTAGAATCTTCTTGTTCAAATAACGCTTCATGGTGATTGGGATTGAATTTTTCACCAATAGGATTGATAGGAAACACTCCATGTCTTTTAAAAACAGTTAGTAACTGTGATTCTGTCATTTGTAGGCCTTCAAATAAACTCTTCAGATGTGGGTTACCATTTAAAGCCTCTTTAGGAACAGATTCTGTTGCTTTGTTAAGGACATCAGCCACTTCTATGAGGTCTTTCACAAAACTTTGGATACCAAACTGTTTAGCATCGTTTATTTCTCGCCTCATTCTGTTGCGAATGTTTTCGTTATCTGCTAAAGCTCTTTTATACTTGTCCTGTGGAAacaaagatacattttaaaataacagaaataagTATGAAATAgcataaaatgatcattttttgtgcttattaatgtaaaaatgtaaataacttttaaaatttctttgaacatttttaattcaTACTTTAATGCAGGGGttttcaaactgggtgccgcggctCCCTGGGATGCCATGGTAAGAGGCGAGGGGTGCCGTGAAGTGTCTATGTTATCAACTGTATGTTAGTTGGGTTTGCCAAATAAGGTCATATAGACCAATCAGGTCATCCCTTGTTTTTGATGTAGCATGCCAAAAATTTACTAGATCATAACACTgatcgtcatcagaaagcctaGCTGATGATAAAGCATTATTTATGATCAGTTTTTAATAATCAGGCAAAAGTAATTACAGAAGACTGATATAAAAAGTACCTGATCTTATTTTTCTATAAGTTTTACTTCAACatatttcagggttgccaaccttagagaaccaatttgaggagcatctgtggtgatttagAGGAGCATTCTGAAGTTTTGCGaagcagctcggtattttgcataaaattcaaaatcaattttacataagtggttttattattaagtttttacaatcattttatgctcttgtataaaaaaaaatccagcttcAAACTTTGTCATGCTTGAAAACACTCAGCCTAGAAATGACTGAccgcggagcaaaataacttttttgcggaGTTTCACAATTTTTGCAGAGAAGTTGGCAAGCCTGCATGTTTTAGTGTAGGTTACTagtataaaaaaaagttgcatattgTTCTTGCAACCTAATTTAAGTAGTTGGCAAACTCATAAAGATAAATGTCGCAGTGTACagtcttttttttcccctgtgaTTCGATATGCTAGAAAAGTAGATTATTGGCAATTAAGGCCGCTATTAGTTTCCTTAGCACTCCCATGACTTTATAATATAACCAGAGTAATAGGTTCAGGATATAATCATATGCTGCACATATATGCACAAGTTGTATGCATGagtagtaaaaaaatatatatatataagttgcCCCAAATGTGACAATTGATCTCTCTCATTTCCACGAAGTAATAATGGAATTTTTGATAACGTTTTTGAGGAAATCAAATGTGGTTTAATGTAATTAAAGACTTTCAATTTgttttagtttgatagtacttCTCGGCGTTTTTGTCTTCAACTTTGTATGAAGTGGTCTTTGACTAGAGTTTTCCTTATTATGGCCCATGTTCCTTATGAGACCAAATTGCTTTTCATTgcaaaaactgctgaaaaacataattaaaacttaaattttcactttcttttcccCCCTTAGTTTCTATGAATCATCTAATGAATATGCGACAGCTGGAGAAATTCCATCACAAAGGAGCAAGATATTAGGTTTAGAACGATAGGGTAGCCTTGCACTTCCGCACTTACCTCAAATAATAGAAATTGACAAGGGTGCCATGATAAAGCTCTAATTCTTTAAAGAATAAAGGGTGCCGcaagtcgaaaaagtttgagaactcctGCTCTAATGAATACATTTAAATCCTGGTAATctcaatcaaaaaaattaaatctttaataatgattttaactCTCTACAATTAATATACTATTCATTGCCAAAATTATAATAGCTTATAGATTagtagaaatttttaaacacttatatttCACCTAAATTAATACAGATAAAATTAAGAAATCTTAAGCAAACAAAttaacaacaattattttaattcaaagacttgaaaaatatcaatatttaatttacataaagGAATAGAATTTTCCaggtttaaaaaacatgaaatagacACAAAATTCCATCTCAGGCAAACATgattttaacttttcataatgtaATAAAATGAGGTACTTTTGCACATTGTACACTTGTGttgtatattttgctttttttccccggaattttaaattttgggttttaattttgACACATGTGAATAGAAGCTACCATTTTGCAACATAAAACAAAGTATCAACTttccaaaaaactttttctgttgaaaaaatatcatttgtgcTTGCTGCAGGTGTGGTTCTTGTGCCACAGCTGAATGCCAATCAAGTGGTGATTAAATTGATGATTTTACTTCTgatgttaacaaaaaaaaaaaaatgcatagcaATTCCAGGGGATTGGCTTTGCCTTTGGGTGTTGGCTGGGGGATGGTGAGGTTTTGCCTCGCTTGAATATATATTAGGATTAATAATatgaaaaatcagtttttggCAGATTTTAGtggcattttttctttaaaaaaaggaatgctgaaaaaacataaatttattatttaattattatacaAGTCTAATTGGGAGAAAAAAGATTATTGAGACATATTCCCTTTTACCTTAAATTTGAATACACATATTAAACATAGTAGTTcaagaaaatttacttttattgggGATCGATAGAATTTACTGCTGATTGcagataaaattttactttttctaatcATCCAATTTCCAacctgaaatattaaaaatatatcaacATGAGAGGATGGGGGAATAAGGAAGAATATTATCAAATAATACATGATGGTCAATCTTATTTGAATTATCCATATAcataacacattttattttaatatgcttaaaagAGCTTCTTAAGGCGTTTCAATGTGAAACATTAAAAGAACATATTCAAATTCCAcccaaatttatatttaaacttttaacaaAATTGGAGATAACATTAGAGTTGAAGAAAGTTCAATAGACCcttttttcagaacaattaaataCCTTATCAGTAAATCTATTGCACAATGAAGcaataacttttaactttttcaaattgtaacCAAATTTCTTCCTtctattatattttattcatttatgtttaaTGACTTATAAACATTTGAACTATATTATAAATTACAAAGCTTCATAAATTGGCAATGAAAATAACTTGTACTTTTATAAATGATAGTCTTAATAGTGAATCAAAATGTctcttaaaataagtaaaaaaaaaaatctcattatatATAACACTCAGAATAGCTGAAGATAGGGCATTGTCACAGGGGAGGGTTTTAGAGGTTAAAAAGGTTATGAAAAATTTGGCATGTGTTGCTATAAGGTGCAttgattgtgtttggtaatgtaatttgtaCCTACAATAAGCGCtttctttttaagtttattaagcactatttcagaatataaaatcTGATGTACCtgctacattataaaagaatttgtggacagtttttaatatttattgcaatACATCGCATAGTAAAAAGATTTGATTAAAAGAAACaaggttttaaagaaataaataaagtttgatttaaaagctataaaatgaAAGAATACTGCCAGAATTATCTTTCTGGGAGGGACAGGTGGATACAGCAAACCTTACAGGTACGTAAATACTACACTAGGATCTGcaattcaatgcaaaactaaaatTAGTGAGGGATTAAACCCTTCCCTCCCCTCCCTCAGGAAGGACATGAAAGCTTTAAActccctccctttatgaaaatcggGCAGGGTCCTGGCTGAAGACTAATGCacactttaaaattaataactggtTCAGAACAAAAGTGAATATGTACATTATAAGCAAATTTTTTGCTAACTCTGCTCTTAGAAGAAAGTTCAGATGAACAATATTCTGTCATGTTACTTGAATCACTAAAGCTATTGAttggtaacatttttttttctcttcaaacttttttaaaaaacccatatTTCGTTCATTACCACTTCCCCATTTTTATAAGCTGCATTTATTGATGTTGACTACCTTGAATGCAGTATGAACTAATAAATGTTCTTTTATTTTGGTATGCATTtgcacattttctttatttttcagttcaatttaattttcccttttaatttGTTTGAGATTGTAACAGTTATGAATTGTACTTTGTATTCAATCACATACACAACTTGCACTTATAAGTAGATTATAttgcagtagaacctcgattaagcAAGGTTTATGTTCACTGAATAATAATGAGGAAATTATACAAGGAGTTGATCCTTCATTGGATGTTAGTGATGTTGAGAACGAGAATCAGGATTCTGAAGATTCAAAGAGTAAAAGTTTCACCAAAGTTGTCCAAGCTCTAACAACTGCTGTGAAATATTTACAGTAGAGAAAAAATACTatgcagatagaaattttaaaataaaaatgtgggTGATTGGGTAGCTATTGGCAGAAATTCAGGACTTTTACAAAGAAAGGTAACCAACTCTttagaaaataatgttaatttaataaaatgatgaattttcaatttgaaaataaaaatattttctgcaaatttgtgcttttttaaatgcatgtatcaatatttaacttggcattataaaaaaattcaatcgacTGTTTAAAAACTagaagatgttttcctatttcagttatttttctgtaaaacattacttattacatgttcattatcatcttttaaaatattctactgaatttttaactaaaaaatgttttaaaattttgcgaTTCTGACAAGTTTTTACAGAAAGTTTCTAAAATTCATTCAAGATCCTATACTAGTGGTCTTAATTAGCTGGTACAATCAAGGTTCTGCTGTACTTACTTATCTATccacatataaataatagccgatgaggaagtaacccgcgtgtttcaacaatgaaactcgcgccaaggtatgataatttgataatatgttttggtaatatttaacgtaccagggaaatgctttatcacgacaaggctgaactcgatccggccactaaactgttttactggtaagactgtcattttaggagaataaagaaacgtaaaaatgggtcaacaatgaccgctatctactggagttaatgtttaatccactggaattagggtaaaactgccaaatttaacttaaactaccaaaatatcaccaaacaggcaatcacTGCATTCAAATGtacatagaagcaaattttcacccgtcataccatgacgttCAATACATTTACATTACGTTCAATTCATTCAATATGTATCATTTAAAAAGGATAAACTGAAATGAATATGGCGAAAAAGAACATTGTTTGGAGACTTATGATTTGAAAAATGGACCCACTTTTGGGCTGGGTTTCGTGAGTATGTAATGAAACCCCTGAATAATTATTGTAATAAGGATTTACGTTAATCAtcaaataattatgtataaatttaaaatgtcttaaattcATGTATGTACAGTTAAGACAAGtaatgcgcgtgttccgctcattagaatgagactctgctttatTTAGATGCTAACATACATATCTGCAAAAGCCGACATCCccgaaaactaatagatgcgtcaaTTTCCGCCAGTAATCTGGATGTTaacctttccatacaatccatggtctaACAGTAAGTACCTAATCTTTATGTTTACAACTTGAAGTTGATATCAAAAGCCAGGGTCTCCCTAATGCCAAGAAATGTTGAAGAGTAAAATGTTGCTTCCAAAGTCCAAATCTGCAGttcagggttcgttgatttaaatcaaatgattttttttttaaatcaatgatttaaatcaattgatttgaaataagtgattttttttaacaaaatcattatttaaaatctgttgattttacttttataaattaattttgcattttcagaATACattgtattgctctaaatttaactacagtgGATTGcactatcttaacttcaacaggcaaaactacatagtaTGTATACTCAACAGGCAAAACATATGACCCTcattctgtgtgtgtaacagattttcactctattgcttttattccaaaattagtttagtacaaaataaaaatttggagtttttcttatacaccatgactaatatagttcagaaaagtaattgttcaacatattattttacaataaaagcgtacatgataatggaaaccttatctttaagcaaagcataaaacaaaatcacatcttatctaagcattataatgtatttataaatcttaaaatattattgaatagttagagaaattatcttaattttaagTCAGTtaaatggattcatctattgcagtgcttctcaaccttttttactttgcggcacacttaagaaatttctggaacaacggggcacactgaacttaatttcgcatTGGTAATATAGAAGTGTTTTTATTATTCACTGGTAAAaagacatgggggggggggggattgtttcatatgaataaaacaattataactaatgtaatgtatttaaatttatttagaaagtagaaatatttcgaatgtattgaggttgataatgaacaacaaaactacctatatcagacattacagaaaattatacttgatatgtgtttcaaagcatttctgtcaaatatgtcattaaagtgcacactgcagttaaatgatttatcaaaaaatgtttcaagtttgtgttcaaaaaatgttcaatGTTTCAAGCAGCAAGAAATTAACACCAAGCACCTAACTTGACACTAATGAGACACCTGAGCCTGCCTTGAGGAGCAAAGACGTTTTGTGTTTGActctatgctggaaagagctacaTGAAGTTCTTGATCGAGTCTCCTTAAAGATGATCTCTTACTGTTTTTTGTAAGTGTGAGGGCTGAGAAGCTAAGTTTACAAAGATATGTAGATGAAAATGGCatcagcacatcaatagcaagacaagagatggtgggatactcatttttaaccagcatccaaaattcgtccagaggcacttcgctcaacttaagtttaagagtacTGTCGCTCTTGAGGTTCATAAATTCTTCTtgcgccttcaaagaaaggtctttagcCGATGATTCCGCAGATGAAGGGAATGTATCGtgaatccagtcatactgttaTATGTTAGTGTTCTTGAAAAAGTGCTTAAACTTATCCTGAAATATGACTAAATGTTCcgccaccacattcagcagcttttaaTCCATGCCAGTtccttcacataccatgttgacggttcatttgaacatgtccaacgaactacttcttctctccacagctgaatttttgattttaacacGTTCAGCTTGTTCATACATATGTAACCAAATTCTCTCCTTGACCTTGCATTTTCCAATTCAATTCGTTAAGGTGCTCAAAAATGCAGCCATGCACGCTAGTTTTGCCAGCCattatttgtcttgcaacaaactgacgtactgcatttcttttattaaaatcaaaaaactgTCGTACTTCgtccctcaattcaaaaattcttgacaGTACGTTACCACGTGAAAGTCAGTGAATCTCTGCATgaagaagtagaaaattgtgaTATGCCCACATTTCTTCACAAAGTACGaagaaaaggcgagaattaagcggcctcaattttatgaaattcacgagtttcacgacttcagccaaagccgacttcagctcatctggtaagttctttgccatgagagcttcacggtggaggaaacagtgtatggtttgAACACTTGGGTTACGATTTCTCACATTCGACAGGAACCCTATGATAGGTCCTGTCATTGCAGCAGCTCCGTCGGTGGAAACACTTGTGCAATTTCGCCACTGGATCCCTTTACTGTTCAGATATTCATCTGTACGCGGTTCTTTGCCGAAAAGATAATGATCTTCAATGCGTCCCTCATCAACAAAGCACGCAATGGCTATGTGTTGTGCACAGCTTCCGATGATGTCTGTTGATTCACCAACTTGAAATGCAAATTTTCCAGCTACTTGTAATTTCTCTACCAATGTTGCTTCTATGTCACCCGAAATGTCATCAATTCGTCTCTTGGTAGTGTCGTCAGAAAGTGGCTCTCGGACCACGTCCTTCTCTGCTCCGGGTCCTAGCATTCCCCGTACAATTTCTTTGCACGCTGGTAAAATAAGCGTTTCACCAATAGTGTGTGGATTTTTCGTTTTGGCAATTAACCGTGCAACATTATAACTCACCTCTTGAGCCCTTTCAGAAACTTTTGCGCTGTCTTTCATGAAGGAACTATGCTTCGATTTCTCTTCCGCCAATCGCTTGAAGTAACCGATGTCTTTGCCTAGTACGAAAGATGTCTAGCAGATAGGTGACGTTTTAATTTGCTAGGGACCATCGCTTCTTTTGAAAGTTTCTGCCCGCAAATGAGACATTTAGGTCTTGGTGATTTTACATCTTCGATCCACGAAAAACCGAAAGTCAGGTATCTTTCCTTGTACTGCCTACTCAGCGACTTAGCCTTTTTACTTGGAGGTTCATCTGTATCAGTACATTCAGTCGCAGATACTTCCGTTCGCGAAAGATTTAGAGAAA
Encoded proteins:
- the LOC129222444 gene encoding grpE protein homolog, mitochondrial-like isoform X2, which codes for MAAPIGVCVLTNMWVKSYRPFYGMYANIARNIPVSCQVRLCLNYSTNTSAATSEQGTAQKLQETNESAGESNAESKDLSLKEKELLSENEKLLDSVKSLDDKYKRALADNENIRNRMRREINDAKQFGIQSFVKDLIEVADVLNKATESVPKEALNGNPHLKSLFEGLQMTESQLLTVFKRHGVFPINPIGEKFNPNHHEALFEQEDSTKEAGTVGTVTQIGYRLHERIVRPAMVGVVKSSKV
- the LOC129222444 gene encoding grpE protein homolog, mitochondrial-like isoform X1, whose translation is MAAPIGVCVLTNMWVKSYRPFYGMYANIARNIPVSCQVRLCLNYSTNTSAATSEQGTAQKLQETNESAGESNAESKDLSLKEKELLSENEKLLDSVKSLDVGNWMIRKSKILSAISSKFYRSPIKDKYKRALADNENIRNRMRREINDAKQFGIQSFVKDLIEVADVLNKATESVPKEALNGNPHLKSLFEGLQMTESQLLTVFKRHGVFPINPIGEKFNPNHHEALFEQEDSTKEAGTVGTVTQIGYRLHERIVRPAMVGVVKSSKV